GAGACAGAGGAGGCCATCAGCAGAGATGCTAGCATTGTATCTACTGGGGCATCTAGCAGTTCCTGGGAAGATGGAAGTTTGGCTGCTAGTTCTCAATTGACAAATGAACAGGCCCCAGATGTAATACCCTATTCACCTGTCAAAGAAGAACAAGAAATGTGCCCTTCATTTTCTGATTACGGTGAGGGCAACAGTTTAGAAGGAAATCAACAATACTTACCAGAGGTCTCCTTTGTGTCTGAAGATCTAGGTCATGAAAGATCTCTTCAGATGACAAGATTGATTTCATCAAATCTGATTCTGTCTCTTGCCAGAGGTGGTACTCCAGTCAAACTCTCTCAGCTAGTAGAGGCGATGAGAAGTCTTGATGAAGATGAATATAGGCTTTTGCTGAACTCTCACGAATCGGTTTCCCTTGAAATAAGTGGGACCGATAATCTATCACCTTCCTACCATCCAGATATATTCGAGAAATTAAAAGAGGAGTTGTATCTCACAAGTTTTTCAAAAGATATATTTTACTTAAAGCTTTCTGAGCAGTCAGATCTGCATATGGAATCTGAACGGCATTGTCATCAGCTTCTTGATGAAATATCTCTTCTTCATTCTTCCATCAATAAGGTTCATGAGACGAATGCCTGCCTTGGAGAAGAGCTAGCACAATGTAGGTCTGAACTCCAGATTTCTGGAAGTGGAAGGGAGGAGTTGCAGAACGAACTTAATACTGCTTTGTTGCAAACTGAGGAATTTTCTTCTAGAGCAAATGAGTTGCAGAGCAGCCTGGTAAGGTCACAAGAGGATTTATCAAGCCTTTTTTCTGAATTGTCTGAGTACAAGAATCAGGTGGCCACTTTGCAGGCAGATAATGTGAACTTGAATAGGACCGTTTATTCTCTGACTGATGAGAGAAGCACAATTGCACAGGAAAAGGAATCTTCTCTCCTTGAGAATGAAAAACTGTTACTGGAGTTAGCTAGATACAAGGACTTGGTGATCACTTCCCAGGTGGAGAGTGAGCAGTTAAACATGAATCTTGCTTCGCTGACAGAGGAGAGAAAGGCACTTGTGGATGAGAAAATGTTGTCCCTTGAGGAAAATGAGAAGCTACGGACAGAATTAGCTGATTGCAAAAGCTTGATTTCAGCTTTACAGGTGGAACATTCTAATATAATCAATCTTGCTATAATGTCAGAAGAAAGAATAAAGCTTGAAGAAGAGAAGGAGTTGCTTGCACAAGGGAAAGAGAAAGCTGCTCTTGATTTGGAAGAGTGTAAAGATTTGTTGGCTTCTTTACAACTTGAAAAATCCAAATTGAATGGTGAACTTGCTTTCGTTACAGAGGAGAGAAAGAAGCTTGAGGAGGACAAGGATTATTTCATCCATGAGAATGAAAGACTTGCTTCTGAGCTCCTTGTTCTTCAAGACCAGTTAACTAGACAGAATGGGGAACAGATGCAACTTGAGGCTGAACTAAAAGTATTAACAGTACACCTAGAGAAGCTAATGGAGGAAAATAATTTCCTCAATGCCAGTTTGGATGTGCATAAGGCCAAGTTAGTGGAAACTGATAGTAGGGGAAACCAGAATATTGAAGCCGGGAGTCAAGTAAAAGGTCTGGGTGTGAGTAGGGAGGTCCTTGAAAATGCTGCCAACTATGAACCTTCCTGCTTCATACCTTTGAAGCAGGATTCTGACGAATCTACTGTGGTATCGGAGAAACCTGGACCTAATGACGTTGTTGGTGGGTCATCACTTGTGCTGCTTGAACAGGAAGTCTTTGATGATTCTTCTGGATTTCTAGTCCTGAAGGGACACTTGAAGGAGGCTGAGAGAATATTGCAAAACCTTGAAATGACAATTGAACAGATGCACTCTCATTCAGTCTCATTACAGCACTCCATCAGTAAATCAGCTGCACCAGGAGTATCAAATCTAACTAAAGCCTCTGAACCACAGGTGCATCATGATGAACCTGAGGTTGAGAGGAGAGATTTGGCTGAATATCAGTTACTGGGAGACCTGTTTAATTCAACTAAAGAGGTAACAGAAAATTTAAGAGCTCTGCTTAAGCTCTTGGGTCAAGATGCTGATGATGCCAGTTTTCTTTATAGAGGAGAGAGGGATTGTAGAAAATCtgctaatttcacatttcaagAGCACAGGGTTCTACATGAAACTTTGAAGGAATACAGCAACATTCTCCACGCATCCAACATTGAACTGGGGGTTCTGTATGAAGCTTCTAAGCAACATGCTTATGGCATTGAAGCTAAGTACAATGAACTTAAGGTTCTCCATGAAGCTCTAAAGCAGCAAGAAAGTAGCCTCAGTTCGGAAAATGCTGAGCTTGGCAAGAAGTTGAGTGAGTATCAGTTGAAACTTACTGAAATGCAGAGTCAATTCTCTGATTTAAAGCAAAGGTCAGATGATACTACTTCTGCTTTAAATCAACAGTTCAAAAATTCACAGAAGGAAGCAGCTGAGAGGGCTTTGATGCCTGAACTAGAATTGAGATCTATGGTTACTCAGATTGTGGAGACAGTCAGGAGACTTGATTTGTCTGTTGGGCAAGTTTCCAACTTCAGCTTCTCAGATAACAGCAGTGATATCTCAGATCTGAATAGCCAGCTTGCTATTTCTGCTGATTCTGCCATTAACAATATCCGAGAGCTACAAGAGCAACTAGAAATTGCTCATGCAGGTCATGATGCAATATTGAATTCATACAAAGAAGTAGATGAGAAGTATAATGATTTGCATAGGAATAATGAATTCATGGTAGGGATGCTACATGAattgtataatgatctgaagaaACTTGTGATTGATTCATGCGTTTTGGTGGGTGAGCCTGAAATGAATACGCAAGTTGAGAAGCTGCCTGATCCCTTAGACTACAGCAAGTATAAGATCCTCATTGAACAACTGGAGAACGTTTTGGGTGAAAGGCTCCAGCTCCAGTCTGTTAATGACCAGCAGAATTTAGAAATGATGAATAGGACAAGAGACGTTGTGGAAATGAGGAGAGAATGTCTTCATTCTAATGCCATTCAAAAGCTTATTGAACAGGTTGAGAATGTTGTAAAACTGGACGACTCTGAGACTGACTCAGATAGAACTCCTGGTTCCCACCTTGAATTGTTAGTTTGTTTGCTTGTCAAGAAATACAAAGACATTGATCAACAGGTGAGTAATCGTGGAGAGGATCTTGGATCTAAGATGTTTGGGTTGACAGAAGTAGAGGAAAAGATACATCAGTTAGATGCCTTGAGACTTCAGCAGGAATTTGAAATCCTCACTCTGAAAGAAAGTTTGCGCCAGAAAGAAGAAGCCCTTCAGACTGCACATTCTGAGTTACTGAAAAAAGTAAGTGAAATTGAACAGTCAGAACAGCGGGTATCTTCTGTTAGGGAGAAGCTTAGCATTGCTGTGGCAAAGGGGAAAGGTTTGGTGGTGCAGCGTGATGGTCTTAAGCAGTCACTTGCAGAGACATCTGCTGAACTAGAGAGACTCTCACAGGAATTACAGGTAAAAGATGCCCAGCTTCAGGAGTTAGAAATAAAACTGAAGACTTACTCGGAGGCAGGTGAGCGTGTGGAAGCTTTGGAATCTGAACTTTCATACATACGCAATTCAGCTACTGCATTAAGAGAATCATTTCTTCTCAAAGACTCTGTACTGCAGAGAATTGAAGAGATTTTAGAAGACTTAGACCTGCCTGAGCATTTCCATTCTAGAGATATCATTGAAAAGGTTGATTGGTTAGCAAGGTCCACCACTGATAATTCTTTGCCTGCCCCAGATTGGGAGCAGAAAAGTTCTGTTGGAGGCTCCTACTCTGATGCGGGTTTTGTCACTGTTGATACCTGGAAAGAAGATGCACAACCAACCTTAACTTCAGGGGATGACTGGAGAAGAAAATATGAGGACCTTGAGAGCAAGTTTTATGGGTTGGCAGAACAAAATGAAATGCTTGAACAGTCCTTGATGGAAAGAAACCACTTGGTGCAAAGATGGGAGGAACTTTTGGGCAGAATTGATATGCCTTCACAGATGCGGTCCATGGAACCCGAGGAAAAGATTGAATGGCTAGGTGGGGCACTTTCAGAGGCTAATCATGATAAAAATTCTTTGCAGAAGAAGATTGATGACCTTCAAAATTATTTTGGGTCAGTAGCTGCTGATTTGGAAGAGTCTGAAAAGAGAATATCAGATCTTGACTCAGACCTTCAATCAGTTGCCCTTGAGAGGGAGCACCTTTCTGAAAGATTGGATGCTTTGACTTCTGATAATCATAACCTTGCAGCAAAGGCAACTCAATTTGAAGTTGAGAATGAAAAACTTCAGATTAAAGTTAGTGGTTTGAAGGAAGAATTGGATAAGAGGATTGAGGAAGAGGAGGAGAATCTTCTCAAGATGGAGGGTGAAATAAGGAGATTGCAGTACTTGGTTTGTGATGTGTTACAGGATCCTGAAGCAAAAGATTTGGGTTCTGGTGGCAGTAGTACTGCATCATTAGAAGGATTACTGAAGAAGCTTATAGAGAATTACACTAAACTCAAGTCTGTGAATCCTGAACCTGTGGATATTGAAATCGACCAGACTAAGCTATGTGATCCAACCCTTGATCAAGCTGGAAGCAGAGATGCTCTAACTAGCCAGGAGGATGTAGCTTCTTTGAAAAAAGAACTGGAGGAAGTGCAGCATGACTTGATGCAAGCGAAGGAGGAAAGAGATGAATACTTCGGAAAGCATCAATCTTTGCTTCATGAAGTTCAAGCACTTGAAAGGAAAGGAGAGGAGTTGCAAGGGCTACTTAATCAAGAAGAGCAGAAGTCAGCTTCTGTGAGAGAAAAGTTAAATGTTGCTGTTAGAAAAGGGAAATCTTTGGTGCAACAACGGGATGGTCTGAAGAAAACAATTGAAGAGATGAATGCTGAGCTGGAGCGCTTGAAATCTGAGCTTAGCAACCAGGAAAATGCTCTGGCTGATTATGAACTAAAGATGAGGGACTTCTCCACTTACCCCAAAAAAGTAGAAGCCTTAGAAGCTGACAATTTGTTCTTGAGGAATCATTTGACAGAAACCGAACGCATGTTGGAGGAGAAAAGACATACTTTAAATGGGATATTAAATGCAATAGCTGACATTGATGCTGGTGTTGAAATTGATACCTTTGATCCAGTGGAGAAGTTGGGACAAATTGGGAAAGTGTGCCATGATTTGCATGCCTCTGTGTCATCTTCTAAACAAGAGTCGCAGAAGTCCAAGAGAGCTGCAGAGCTACTGCTTGCAGAGTTGAATGAAGTTCAAGAGAGAAACGATGGTCTTCAGGAAGATCTAGCCAAAATTTCGGTTGAGCTTACAGAAGTCACGAAGGATAGGGAGGTGGCAGAGGCTGCAAAACTTGAAGTTCTTTCACGGCTCGAAGAGTTATCTACAGTTCACtctgaaggaaaaagaaaacagtaTTCTGAATTAATGATGCTACAGTCCTGTGTGAATGAAGTCACAAAGGGCTTCAATGATATTCAAAATCTACTTTACAGTGCTTTTATGAAGGACTTGGAATTTTTGCAAAATTTGGAGGTTAACATTAAGTTGTGCTTGGAAGGGGATGATGCCCAAGATGTGGCTGGCTTGCCATACAGTATCTCCAGTGATTTAGAGGACAAGGTAATGTTTTTCATGGCCTGTCTTTTGTTTGTGCATTGgctgcttttttttctttttttggcaaATCTAGTGGTTTgcctttcatgttttcttttgtattttcctTCTGCAACCAGTTGATAATTGTGCTTGCTGTGTTTCCaccataaatatattttatttctttgagtTGCATGCAAGTCATCTATATTGAGCAAAAACTTTTGATTGGCCAAAAGAAAAAACCCCGAAGACCTCATCTGTTTCTTGGGGTATTCTCTACGAATGGATTGTTATTCTAATTGTTTCTTGGTTTCCTCTTCAGGTGAACTTTCAATCCACAGATACTTCATCAATTGCCAACATACAGGAACCTGTGGATGACAATGCTATAGTTGAAGTTTGCAGTTCAATCTGGCATCACCTGCAGGATTTGACAACTGAAATTACTGCACTCAAAGAAAAGTTCATTGGGTGCTCAAAATCATTGCATGAACAAGGTTACAGTCTATGGAACTTAGTGGGAATCTTGCATAGAGAGAGAAATTCTCAAAAAGAATCTTTTGAAGATATGAGGAGGAATATTATGCATTTAGAATCAATTGGGAAAGAGAAAGACATGGAGTTAGTTGTCTTGAGAAGGAATTTTGCCTTGCTTTATGAAGCTTGTGCTAATTTGGTCTTGgaaattgaaaatggaaaagCCGAGCTGTTAGGAAATAGTTCAACTACTGCAGATCTGGAATTAGCTGGAGCACTTGCACTTGGCGGACAAAACAGAGTTTTGTCCGAGGAACAAATCAAGACTATGGCTGATAAACTTTTATCAACAATGAAAGATTTTTTGAGCATGAAATATCAAATTGCTGAAGGAAGCCAAAGGGAGATGAAAATTACTGTAGAAAATTTACGGAAAGATCTTCAGGAGAAGGACATCCAAAAAGATCAGATATTCGCAGAGCTTGTTGGTCAAATTAAGTTAGCTGAAGCTGCTGCCATGAATTACTCACGAGATCTTCAATCGTCAAAAACACTGGTGCATGATTTGGAAAAAGAACTGGAAGTGGTGAAGGAAGAAAATAAGTCATTGCAGCAGAGAGTAAAAGAACTGCAGGATGTGCATGCCAACTCAGTGGAATTGCATGATAGGGTCAAATCACTGACAGATGTGTTATCATCCAAAGACCAAGGTATGTGTATTGGTTGAATCCTACTTTGTTTTACATATAGTTGTGTTTGTGTGTATTAGAGTTGGGATCCTTATTTGTGAATGCTATTTGCTGACAGAAATCGAGGCCCTTATGCAAGCACTTGATGAGGAGGAGGTCCAAATGGAAGAGTTGACAAAAAAGAACGAGGAACTAGAAAAAGTCCTGCAACAGAAGAACATAGATTTAGAGAACCTTGAAGCTTCTCATGGGAAGGTTGTGAAAAAGCTTTCCATCACTGTGAGCAAGTTTGATGAGCTTCGTGATCTATCACAAAGTCTTCTTATCAAGATTGAACAGCTTCAATCAGAACTACAAGATCGGGATGCTGAGATTTCATTCTTAAGACAAGGGGTCACCAGATGCACCAATGATCTTCTTGCTGCATCACAAATGAACTCTAAAAGAGAATCAAATGAGATACATGAGTTTTTGACTTGGTTTGAGGGAATTGTTTCTTGTGTTGGGTTACCCCATCTGCATTTTGATATGAAGGACATTCAGGTGCCTGAATACAAGGAAATAATACAGAAAAAGCTTAGCTCTATTACATCTGAACTTGAGGACCTACGTGTGGCTGCACAAAGTAAGGATGAATCGTTGCAAGCAGAACGGACTAAAGTGGAAGAGCTAACACGCATGGAAGAAACCCTCAAGAAGACTTTGCAAGAGAAAGAATCCCTATTATATTTGCTTGAAGGTGCAGGAGATGTGGATCATGGAGCTAGTGCAAACTCTGAAATTGTGCAAGTTGAACCTGTGGTAAGTTATTTTATGTGTTTGCAATTCCCTTTAACAGCAGATGGGGCATTAGGACCTCCAACAAAGCCAGTGAGAGGCAAAACTCTGATGCAAGAATACAATTTCTTTTTCCTTATTTCATTCTATAAGGGAGAAGTCTTGGCTTGGTGTACTAGACATTCATAGATGCATGAATAGAACTAAAGAAGCTGAATCTTTATTGCAGATATACTGGCAGTTCAtccatataataatatattttgctTATTAAGTGGCAGTTTGATAATTTCATCTCATCTGCGCACAAGAATGTGTTCTAGCTTTTGCATTGTCACTTGCAAAAAAATACTGATATTGAGTAATCTATTTTGCTAAACATTTCTGTAGATAAACCAGTGGGCTGTACCAGGGAACTCCACGGCTTCCCAAGTTCGTAGTTTGCGTAAAGTCAATAATGATCAAGTTGCTATTCATATAGATTCAGATGATGTTAGTAATAGTAGGttagaagatgaagatgaagataaaGGTACTCTTTACTGCTTTTCTGTTCACATCTTTTTCTGCTTCAAGTGAAGAGATAACTTTTTATTTAGAAGCATACATCCTTTAGTTCTTACATTTTAATTTCAATGTTTCTGCAGTTCATGGTTTCAAATCACTTACCACATCAAGAATTGTTCCAAGGTTTACAAGACCAGTATCTGACATGATAGATGGCTTATGGCAAGtgttatttttctgtttttgttgaTTTGAAGCACAAAACAAAGTAACCGAGCtgagatttatttattcatttacgcACCAAAACTAGCCCCTTTTATGTAACCATGTTGTGTTTATGTAATCTGCCAGGGTTTCTTGTGATCGGGCACTCATGCGACAACCTGCCTTACGGCTTGCCATTATGATCTATTGGGCTATATTGCATTCACTGTTAGCAGCTTTTGTATTTTGACGAGCCAAACCTGGTAGCGGCCATTTCTCTGATGGTTATCTACTCGTTTGTGTCGAAAGGAGTGGCAACCATGACTGCGTACTTGGTCCATagtcattttattattatcattattcttttatttttcctttgtaaAACATGGTCCATTAATTGATTATTTAGATAAACCAGGCAACTTTGATTTGCCCTTTTTATTTGTATGCATCTCAGGTTGCTCGGTTATGTCGTTGAATAAGAGAAATCTTTTTGTTACTATTAAGGATTGTTTACTTTGAACCTAACAAAGGTGATATGATGCTTACCCTtgttataaaatgatatgaaGAGAAATGGCATTATGCTGCGTCATGATTTTGTTCTGTTTTAGCTATTTTGATCCAAATCTGAAAATCATATCTAATCaacttaaattcaaattaaaatgcGTAATACGAAATGAATccaacaaaatttgaaattaaaattagtattattttCCTCGAAGCATTCTAACCTAAATTCTCGTTTCAAAGGGAATATTGGGTAGGACTTGGCCAATCGCCTCTCGTgtgattcaatttaattttaaaataaaattccctttttgtttaaattattcAAAGTCACCTATCTCTAACCTTATTAagattataaaattttgtttaattaataattcCCAAGAAACATAAGCCCCACCCAAATATATCATCCAATCAAGTCTCTTcgaaataattaacaaaattctgtataaaaattttattcagTTACAGAGAgcattagaatataaaaaaagttttttttttaacatcCCGTAAAGCTGTAGACAATCATAGCCAACTTTCTCCTTTGCCATGCTTGCCCTTTACTTTATTTTTTGCCCTTTCATTTCTTCATTTTCCACTCTTCTTCTTCCTCCAGAAAAAAATTACATCAGCTTTCAACAGATTCCTCTCTATCTTTTGAGACTTTCGCTGTGTTAAACAAGGAAAAGATTTCTTTACGATTTCCGGAAATCTTTTCTTTGCCAAACCATTTTCCCCTCTCTCTGTGTTCatcaaaaagggaaaaaaaaataagaatgggGGCAGCGAAAGTCTCAAATTCCAGCTCCGAGGATCAAAATGTGAGTAACTACAATGAAActgatgtgattttgaatgtttaTGATCTCACTCCTCTCAATAATTACTCTTATTGGGTTGGTTTCGGGATTTTCCACTCCGGTATTGAAGGTTCGTTCCCTCTTTTCTTTAatcctttcatattttttttggtaTGGAATTTCTTTAAATCGTATCTTTTTAAGATGTGGGTATTGGTTAGTTTAGCTCCTTATTGCTTGAAAATGGAGAATTTGGTTTCTCTTCATAGAAAATAGATATGGGTTTGCTGAATTATTTTAAAGggtttttttatatgttatta
The Gossypium hirsutum isolate 1008001.06 chromosome A07, Gossypium_hirsutum_v2.1, whole genome shotgun sequence genome window above contains:
- the LOC107930834 gene encoding golgin subfamily A member 4 isoform X4 gives rise to the protein MEKNKNRTDLLTAGRKKLQQFRQKKDGKGSSSKGKSSKKSKKSEQHGSDSDAPNPVAKQTALLQVSEGETTAGDSTVSQSAEKSSLPTGPDTAAFVSPVESIVSEETVPNGEQSTQTVDSMTSTEISSSRRDIPVLEGEIKHYNVPHPSASVDTKEGTVVNKEMGQNSLLSADDLSDNYLSQARGDQITDETDGLGMNQLDRGGEAKFEVDGRLTLSGHGECDEPLEGATPGVTSMEGASNETEEAISRDASIVSTGASSSSWEDGSLAASSQLTNEQAPDVIPYSPVKEEQEMCPSFSDYGEGNSLEGNQQYLPEVSFVSEDLGHERSLQMTRLISSNLILSLARGGTPVKLSQLVEAMRSLDEDEYRLLLNSHESVSLEISGTDNLSPSYHPDIFEKLKEELYLTSFSKDIFYLKLSEQSDLHMESERHCHQLLDEISLLHSSINKVHETNACLGEELAQCRSELQISGSGREELQNELNTALLQTEEFSSRANELQSSLVRSQEDLSSLFSELSEYKNQVATLQADNVNLNRTVYSLTDERSTIAQEKESSLLENEKLLLELARYKDLVITSQVESEQLNMNLASLTEERKALVDEKMLSLEENEKLRTELADCKSLISALQVEHSNIINLAIMSEERIKLEEEKELLAQGKEKAALDLEECKDLLASLQLEKSKLNGELAFVTEERKKLEEDKDYFIHENERLASELLVLQDQLTRQNGEQMQLEAELKVLTVHLEKLMEENNFLNASLDVHKAKLVETDSRGNQNIEAGSQVKGLGVSREVLENAANYEPSCFIPLKQDSDESTVVSEKPGPNDVVGGSSLVLLEQEVFDDSSGFLVLKGHLKEAERILQNLEMTIEQMHSHSVSLQHSISKSAAPGVSNLTKASEPQVHHDEPEVERRDLAEYQLLGDLFNSTKEVTENLRALLKLLGQDADDASFLYRGERDCRKSANFTFQEHRVLHETLKEYSNILHASNIELGVLYEASKQHAYGIEAKYNELKVLHEALKQQESSLSSENAELGKKLSEYQLKLTEMQSQFSDLKQRSDDTTSALNQQFKNSQKEAAERALMPELELRSMVTQIVETVRRLDLSVGQVSNFSFSDNSSDISDLNSQLAISADSAINNIRELQEQLEIAHAGHDAILNSYKEVDEKYNDLHRNNEFMVGMLHELYNDLKKLVIDSCVLVGEPEMNTQVEKLPDPLDYSKYKILIEQLENVLGERLQLQSVNDQQNLEMMNRTRDVVEMRRECLHSNAIQKLIEQVENVVKLDDSETDSDRTPGSHLELLVCLLVKKYKDIDQQVSNRGEDLGSKMFGLTEVEEKIHQLDALRLQQEFEILTLKESLRQKEEALQTAHSELLKKVSEIEQSEQRVSSVREKLSIAVAKGKGLVVQRDGLKQSLAETSAELERLSQELQVKDAQLQELEIKLKTYSEAGERVEALESELSYIRNSATALRESFLLKDSVLQRIEEILEDLDLPEHFHSRDIIEKVDWLARSTTDNSLPAPDWEQKSSVGGSYSDAGFVTVDTWKEDAQPTLTSGDDWRRKYEDLESKFYGLAEQNEMLEQSLMERNHLVQRWEELLGRIDMPSQMRSMEPEEKIEWLGGALSEANHDKNSLQKKIDDLQNYFGSVAADLEESEKRISDLDSDLQSVALEREHLSERLDALTSDNHNLAAKATQFEVENEKLQIKVSGLKEELDKRIEEEEENLLKMEGEIRRLQYLVCDVLQDPEAKDLGSGGSSTASLEGLLKKLIENYTKLKSVNPEPVDIEIDQTKLCDPTLDQAGSRDALTSQEDVASLKKELEEVQHDLMQAKEERDEYFGKHQSLLHEVQALERKGEELQGLLNQEEQKSASVREKLNVAVRKGKSLVQQRDGLKKTIEEMNAELERLKSELSNQENALADYELKMRDFSTYPKKVEALEADNLFLRNHLTETERMLEEKRHTLNGILNAIADIDAGVEIDTFDPVEKLGQIGKVCHDLHASVSSSKQESQKSKRAAELLLAELNEVQERNDGLQEDLAKISVELTEVTKDREVAEAAKLEVLSRLEELSTVHSEGKRKQYSELMMLQSCVNEVTKGFNDIQNLLYSAFMKDLEFLQNLEVNIKLCLEGDDAQDVAGLPYSISSDLEDKVNFQSTDTSSIANIQEPVDDNAIVEVCSSIWHHLQDLTTEITALKEKFIGCSKSLHEQGYSLWNLVGILHRERNSQKESFEDMRRNIMHLESIGKEKDMELVVLRRNFALLYEACANLVLEIENGKAELLGNSSTTADLELAGALALGGQNRVLSEEQIKTMADKLLSTMKDFLSMKYQIAEGSQREMKITVENLRKDLQEKDIQKDQIFAELVGQIKLAEAAAMNYSRDLQSSKTLVHDLEKELEVVKEENKSLQQRVKELQDVHANSVELHDRVKSLTDVLSSKDQEIEALMQALDEEEVQMEELTKKNEELEKVLQQKNIDLENLEASHGKVVKKLSITVSKFDELRDLSQSLLIKIEQLQSELQDRDAEISFLRQGVTRCTNDLLAASQMNSKRESNEIHEFLTWFEGIVSCVGLPHLHFDMKDIQVPEYKEIIQKKLSSITSELEDLRVAAQSKDESLQAERTKVEELTRMEETLKKTLQEKESLLYLLEGAGDVDHGASANSEIVQVEPVINQWAVPGNSTASQVRSLRKVNNDQVAIHIDSDDVSNSRLEDEDEDKVHGFKSLTTSRIVPRFTRPVSDMIDGLWVSCDRALMRQPALRLAIMIYWAILHSLLAAFVF
- the LOC107930834 gene encoding golgin subfamily A member 4 isoform X5, with product MQETDGLGMNQLDRGGEAKFEVDGRLTLSGHGECDEPLEGATPGVTSMEGASNETEEAISRDASIVSTGASSSSWEDGSLAASSQLTNEQAPDVIPYSPVKEEQEMCPSFSDYGEGNSLEGNQQYLPEVSFVSEDLGHERSLQMTRLISSNLILSLARGGTPVKLSQLVEAMRSLDEDEYRLLLNSHESVSLEISGTDNLSPSYHPDIFEKLKEELYLTSFSKDIFYLKLSEQSDLHMESERHCHQLLDEISLLHSSINKVHETNACLGEELAQCRSELQISGSGREELQNELNTALLQTEEFSSRANELQSSLVRSQEDLSSLFSELSEYKNQVATLQADNVNLNRTVYSLTDERSTIAQEKESSLLENEKLLLELARYKDLVITSQVESEQLNMNLASLTEERKALVDEKMLSLEENEKLRTELADCKSLISALQVEHSNIINLAIMSEERIKLEEEKELLAQGKEKAALDLEECKDLLASLQLEKSKLNGELAFVTEERKKLEEDKDYFIHENERLASELLVLQDQLTRQNGEQMQLEAELKVLTVHLEKLMEENNFLNASLDVHKAKLVETDSRGNQNIEAGSQVKGLGVSREVLENAANYEPSCFIPLKQDSDESTVVSEKPGPNDVVGGSSLVLLEQEVFDDSSGFLVLKGHLKEAERILQNLEMTIEQMHSHSVSLQHSISKSAAPGVSNLTKASEPQVHHDEPEVERRDLAEYQLLGDLFNSTKEVTENLRALLKLLGQDADDASFLYRGERDCRKSANFTFQEHRVLHETLKEYSNILHASNIELGVLYEASKQHAYGIEAKYNELKVLHEALKQQESSLSSENAELGKKLSEYQLKLTEMQSQFSDLKQRSDDTTSALNQQFKNSQKEAAERALMPELELRSMVTQIVETVRRLDLSVGQVSNFSFSDNSSDISDLNSQLAISADSAINNIRELQEQLEIAHAGHDAILNSYKEVDEKYNDLHRNNEFMVGMLHELYNDLKKLVIDSCVLVGEPEMNTQVEKLPDPLDYSKYKILIEQLENVLGERLQLQSVNDQQNLEMMNRTRDVVEMRRECLHSNAIQKLIEQVENVVKLDDSETDSDRTPGSHLELLVCLLVKKYKDIDQQVSNRGEDLGSKMFGLTEVEEKIHQLDALRLQQEFEILTLKESLRQKEEALQTAHSELLKKVSEIEQSEQRVSSVREKLSIAVAKGKGLVVQRDGLKQSLAETSAELERLSQELQVKDAQLQELEIKLKTYSEAGERVEALESELSYIRNSATALRESFLLKDSVLQRIEEILEDLDLPEHFHSRDIIEKVDWLARSTTDNSLPAPDWEQKSSVGGSYSDAGFVTVDTWKEDAQPTLTSGDDWRRKYEDLESKFYGLAEQNEMLEQSLMERNHLVQRWEELLGRIDMPSQMRSMEPEEKIEWLGGALSEANHDKNSLQKKIDDLQNYFGSVAADLEESEKRISDLDSDLQSVALEREHLSERLDALTSDNHNLAAKATQFEVENEKLQIKVSGLKEELDKRIEEEEENLLKMEGEIRRLQYLVCDVLQDPEAKDLGSGGSSTASLEGLLKKLIENYTKLKSVNPEPVDIEIDQTKLCDPTLDQAGSRDALTSQEDVASLKKELEEVQHDLMQAKEERDEYFGKHQSLLHEVQALERKGEELQGLLNQEEQKSASVREKLNVAVRKGKSLVQQRDGLKKTIEEMNAELERLKSELSNQENALADYELKMRDFSTYPKKVEALEADNLFLRNHLTETERMLEEKRHTLNGILNAIADIDAGVEIDTFDPVEKLGQIGKVCHDLHASVSSSKQESQKSKRAAELLLAELNEVQERNDGLQEDLAKISVELTEVTKDREVAEAAKLEVLSRLEELSTVHSEGKRKQYSELMMLQSCVNEVTKGFNDIQNLLYSAFMKDLEFLQNLEVNIKLCLEGDDAQDVAGLPYSISSDLEDKVNFQSTDTSSIANIQEPVDDNAIVEVCSSIWHHLQDLTTEITALKEKFIGCSKSLHEQGYSLWNLVGILHRERNSQKESFEDMRRNIMHLESIGKEKDMELVVLRRNFALLYEACANLVLEIENGKAELLGNSSTTADLELAGALALGGQNRVLSEEQIKTMADKLLSTMKDFLSMKYQIAEGSQREMKITVENLRKDLQEKDIQKDQIFAELVGQIKLAEAAAMNYSRDLQSSKTLVHDLEKELEVVKEENKSLQQRVKELQDVHANSVELHDRVKSLTDVLSSKDQEIEALMQALDEEEVQMEELTKKNEELEKVLQQKNIDLENLEASHGKVVKKLSITVSKFDELRDLSQSLLIKIEQLQSELQDRDAEISFLRQGVTRCTNDLLAASQMNSKRESNEIHEFLTWFEGIVSCVGLPHLHFDMKDIQVPEYKEIIQKKLSSITSELEDLRVAAQSKDESLQAERTKVEELTRMEETLKKTLQEKESLLYLLEGAGDVDHGASANSEIVQVEPVINQWAVPGNSTASQVRSLRKVNNDQVAIHIDSDDVSNSRLEDEDEDKVHGFKSLTTSRIVPRFTRPVSDMIDGLWVSCDRALMRQPALRLAIMIYWAILHSLLAAFVF